A part of Molothrus aeneus isolate 106 unplaced genomic scaffold, BPBGC_Maene_1.0 scaffold_30, whole genome shotgun sequence genomic DNA contains:
- the MEN1 gene encoding menin → MGLKPWQKALFPLRSVAAVVRLFEAELRQPEPDLVLLSLVLGFVEHFLAVNRVLPTNVPGLTFESRPGPDPQTRLYFPVAELSIVAALYARFTAQIRGAVDLSLYPRPDGCSSRELVRKVSDVIWNSLSRSYFKDRAHIQSLFSFITGTKLDSSGVAFAVVGACQVLGLPDVHLALSEDHAWVAFGAGGSQTAEVTWHGKGNEDRRGQPVQAGVAERSWLYLKGSYLRCTRHMEVAFMVCAINPSIDGHTDSLELLQLQQRLLWLLYDMGHLDRYPMALGNLADLEELEPTPGRPDPLTLYHQGIHSARTYYNNEHIYPYLYLAGFHCRNKNVKEALQAWADTATVIQDYNYCREDEEIYKEFFDVANDVIPNLLKEAAAEPPPGAEGAPGGLPALQDPECFAHLLRFYDGICRWEEGSPTPVLHVGWATFLVQSLGRFDGQVRQQVTLLSEDPTPPEADLGGPEDPRDCRRRGPRRESKPEEPPTPKKPSERRPPPRAPRAEETPPPPPPVPAPPPAPPTAPPPAPPATPATPGPGPAAPPAPPGPVLRFRSQKMRGMKELLRAAKVNSSAIKLQLTAQSQVQPRRPRAPPGAYPLPFLKRPRKGS, encoded by the exons ATGGGGCTGAAGCCCTGGCAGAAGGCTCTGTTCCCCCTGCGCTCCGTGGCCGCCGTGGTTCGGCTCTTCGAGGCCGAGCTGCGGCAGCCCGAGCCCGacctggtgctgctctccttgGTGCTGGGCTTCGTGGAACATTTCCTGGCCGTCAACCGAGTGCTGCCCACCAACGTGCCCGGGCTCACCTTCGAGTCCCGCCCGGGGCCGGACCCCCAGACCCGGCTGTACTTCCCGGTGGCCGAGCTGTCCATCGTGGCCGCGCTCTACGCCCGCTTCACGGCGCAGATCCGGGGAGCCGTGGACCTGTCCCTGTACCCCCGGCCCGACGGCTGCTCCTCGCGGGAGCTGGTGAGGAAAGTGTCAGATGTCATCTGGAACAGCCTCAGCCGCTCCTACTTCAAGGACAGGGCTCACATCCAGTCCCTCTTCAGCTTCATCACGG gtACCAAGCTGGACAGCTCAGGCGTGGCCTTTGCCGTGGTTGGCGCCTGCCAGGTGCTGGGGCTCCCCGATGTTCACCTGGCCCTGAGCGAGGACCACGCCTGGGTGGCCTTTGGGGCCGGGGGGTCCCAAACGGCCGAGGTCACCTGGCACGGCAAGGGCAACgaggacaggaggggacagcccgtGCAGGCCGGGGTGGCCGAGAGG agctggctgtaCCTGAAGGGCTCCTACCTGCGCTGCACGCGGCACATGGAGGTGGCGTTCATGGTGTGCGCCATCAACCCCTCCATCGACGGCCACACCgacagcctggagctgctgcagctgcagcag cgcctgctgtggctgctctatGACATGGGACACCTGGACAG GTACCCCATGGCCCTGGGCAACCTGGCtgacctggaggagctggagcccaCCCCCGGCAGACCCGACCCCCTCACCCTGTACCACCAG GGCATCCATTCTGCCCGCACCTATTACAACAACGAGCACATCTACCCCTACCTGTACCTGGCCGGCTTCCACTGCCGCAACAAGAACGTCAAGGAGGCCCTGCAGGCCTGGGCTGACACGGCCACCGTCATCCAGGA cTACAATTACTGCCGTGAGGATGAGGAGATCTACAAGGAATTCTTTGACGTGGCCAACGACGTCATCCCCAACCTGCTCAAGGAGGCGGCGGCCGAGCCCCCCCCGGGGGCTGAG GGGGCCCCCGGGggtctcccagccctgcaggaccccGAGTGCTTCGCTCACCTGCTGCGATTCTACGACGGCATCtgcaggtgggaggaggggagccCCACGCCGGTGCTGCACGTGGGCTGGGCCACCTTCCTCGTGCAGTCCCTGGGCCGCTTCGACGGCCAG GTGCGCCAACAGGTGACCCTCCTCTCCGAGGACCCCACCCCTCCCGAGGCAGATCTGGGGGGTCCCGAAGACCCCCGCGATTGCCGCCGCCGGGGTCCCCGCCGCGAATCCAAACCCGAGGAGCCCCcgacccccaaaaaaccctcgGAGCGCCGCCCCCCTCCCCGCGCCCCCCGGGCCGAGGAGaccccgccgccccctccccctgtccctgcccctccccctgccccccccacCGCCCCTCCCCCGGCCCCCCCCGCGACCCCCGCgacccccgggccgggcccggccgcgccccccgcgcccccgggGCCGGTGCTGCGGTTCAGGTCCCAGAAGATGAGGGGGatgaaggagctgctgagggcgGCCAAGGTGAACTCGAGCGCCATCAAACTGCAGCTCACGGCCCAGAGCCAGGTGCAGCCGCGGCGGCCCCGAGCCCCGCCCGGCGCGTACCCCCTGCCCTTCCTCAAGAGACCCCGGAAAGGCTCCTAG